ACGCGATGGCACTTTGAGCACTTCAGGCCCTTCTGATCGGACGTCAGCTTGACATCGACTTTGCAAACCGGGCAAACCAGAATATCCAGCAATTCCTTGGAGACCGCCATTCGTTCCTCCTACTACGAGCAACTTTATCAGAGCGGCACGGCGAGGGGCAACCGCGCGTATTCAAATTTACCGGCGCGGCGAGACGGTGAGGACTAGACGACCTCTCCAAAGCGCGCCGGGCTGAAATTCCACCGGCCAGACAGCGAGCGCTTGTGTGCCTTGAAAAACGCGCTCGAATCCTTCTTCGGAATCGGAGATGGTTTCAATGGGTGCGAGCCAAAACGCTGAGGCG
This region of Candidatus Acidiferrales bacterium genomic DNA includes:
- a CDS encoding Trm112 family protein encodes the protein MAVSKELLDILVCPVCKVDVKLTSDQKGLKCSKCHRVYPIRDDIPVMLVDEARVEPS